The Haloplanus sp. CK5-1 genome contains a region encoding:
- a CDS encoding ATPase domain-containing protein: protein MPDDNTTAHSDVELISSGIPELDTLLNGGLIRGRAYLVQGTAGTGKSLLGQHFLREGIDNGETVVYIHGEESKSDILTNAARVGIDITDVTFLDIGPGTDFFAEDITYDLVETTAVESERFTKDIKDVIEDLDPERVLIDPITQLQYVERDEYQYRKRLQSLIRFLRNRTGTIVATRTTHGRGDRSLAYDDFESLSDGVINLFLDESERRIAVTKHRGLGQKDGTHGLEIRECGIEVYPQLVPDERHRGFDPELLSTGNDDLDSLLGGGIERGSVTVTTGPTGVGKSTIGAQMLAGIAEDEGTALGYLFDESIEQFTYRSDNLDIPIADYHDDGTLAFQEVEPLVRSGEEFTQQVVTDVDETEPDAVFIDGLSGYKLSLQGDAERLVRRLHSLTRTLKNRGVAVIITDEIERLTGISEATSTNTSYIADNIVGLSYVELDGETVRVIGVLKKRLGDFDNRFHRFTITSGTGLSVEEPFDSVHGIMRGSPTPTDHE, encoded by the coding sequence ATGCCAGACGACAACACGACGGCCCACTCGGACGTAGAACTGATCAGTTCGGGGATCCCCGAACTCGACACCTTACTCAACGGTGGCCTCATTCGGGGCCGAGCGTATCTCGTCCAAGGGACCGCCGGGACGGGCAAATCACTCCTCGGTCAGCACTTCCTTCGAGAGGGAATCGACAACGGTGAAACCGTCGTCTACATCCACGGGGAAGAGTCCAAATCGGATATTCTCACGAACGCCGCCCGCGTCGGCATCGATATAACGGACGTCACGTTCCTCGACATCGGGCCGGGAACCGATTTCTTCGCCGAAGACATCACGTACGACCTCGTCGAGACGACGGCAGTGGAATCCGAGCGATTCACCAAGGATATCAAGGACGTGATCGAGGATCTGGATCCCGAACGTGTGTTGATCGATCCGATAACGCAGTTACAGTACGTGGAGCGAGACGAGTACCAGTACCGGAAGCGGTTGCAGTCGCTCATACGGTTCCTCCGGAATCGAACCGGAACGATCGTCGCAACGAGGACGACTCACGGACGGGGTGACCGGTCCCTCGCGTACGACGACTTCGAGTCGCTCAGCGACGGCGTTATCAATCTCTTCCTCGACGAGAGCGAGCGACGGATCGCGGTCACGAAACACCGAGGACTCGGTCAGAAGGACGGAACACACGGTCTCGAAATCCGAGAGTGTGGGATAGAGGTCTATCCCCAGTTGGTACCGGACGAGCGCCATCGAGGGTTCGATCCCGAACTCCTCTCGACGGGGAACGACGACCTCGACTCGTTACTAGGGGGTGGGATCGAACGAGGATCGGTGACGGTTACTACTGGTCCGACTGGAGTCGGGAAGTCGACGATCGGTGCACAGATGCTCGCCGGAATCGCCGAGGACGAGGGGACTGCACTCGGCTACCTGTTCGACGAATCTATCGAACAGTTCACGTATCGGAGCGACAACCTCGACATCCCGATCGCGGACTACCACGACGACGGAACGCTGGCGTTCCAGGAAGTCGAACCGCTCGTTCGGTCGGGCGAGGAGTTCACTCAGCAGGTCGTAACCGACGTCGACGAGACCGAACCGGACGCGGTCTTCATCGACGGACTGTCCGGATACAAACTCTCGCTACAAGGCGACGCGGAGCGACTCGTCCGCCGTCTCCACTCGTTGACGCGCACGCTCAAAAACCGAGGGGTCGCCGTCATCATCACCGACGAAATCGAGCGCCTCACCGGTATTTCCGAAGCGACGAGTACGAACACGAGCTACATTGCCGACAACATCGTGGGCCTCTCGTACGTCGAACTCGACGGAGAGACCGTGCGAGTTATCGGCGTTCTCAAAAAACGCCTCGGGGACTTCGACAACCGGTTCCACCGATTCACGATCACCAGCGGAACGGGACTGTCGGTCGAGGAGCCCTTCGATAGCGTTCACGGCATCATGCGAGGGTCACCGACGCCAACCGACCACGAGTGA
- a CDS encoding AAA family ATPase — MNATAGIELTVRSAEKRDAGRGIARLPEAARQRLGVLSGDAVVVEGSRTTVAKLWPARAGVPDDAILVDAGTRTNAGVAVGDTVTVRATSVADADSITLSAPTGVDPANETARRELRRALDGRPLRTGDRVRVESLDIDPFVVDGTRPDDPVRVTESTDLELTGSRADDAAADDDAGRPGDPREGTPTGGTDLDLGELPLADDRPSPATGVTYEDIGGLDDELDLVREMIELPLSEPELFDRLGVDPPKGVLLHGPPGTGKTLIAKAVANEVDATFLSVSGPEIVSKYKGDSEERLRAVFEEAREHAPAIVFFDEIDSVAPTREDNSGMEDRIVGQLLSLMDGLEARGEVIVIGATNRVDDLDPALRRGGRFDREIEIGVPGEAGRREILDVHTRRMPTTDDVDLDRMAARTHGFVGADLESLVTEAAMSALRRARRESLPTDDIAVTRADFESAMAAVDPSAMREYVSETPTEGFESVGGLGETKATLERAVTWPLTYGPLFDAADADPPTGILLYGPPGTGKTLLARAVAAESGVNFVRVRGPELLDRYVGESEKAVREVFDRARGAAPAIVFFDEIDAVATARDDAGEVVDRVVSQLLTEFDAAADNPGLIVLAATNRKAALDPALLRTGRLESHVEVPPPDEAARRAILDVHTRDKPLAGDVDLDDIAGRTGGYSGADLAGVCREAAVRAVRTVADAYPGPAANDHADEVALTAAHFEAALDAVGPSLS; from the coding sequence ATGAACGCGACGGCCGGGATCGAACTCACGGTCCGGAGCGCGGAGAAGCGGGACGCGGGGCGTGGCATCGCACGGTTGCCGGAGGCCGCCCGCCAGCGACTCGGCGTGTTGAGCGGCGACGCGGTCGTCGTCGAGGGGTCGCGGACGACGGTCGCGAAACTCTGGCCGGCGCGGGCCGGCGTCCCCGACGACGCCATCCTCGTCGACGCGGGGACGCGAACCAACGCGGGCGTCGCCGTCGGCGACACGGTGACGGTGCGCGCGACGAGCGTCGCCGACGCCGACTCGATCACGCTCTCGGCACCAACCGGAGTCGATCCCGCGAACGAGACCGCCCGGCGCGAGCTCCGGCGGGCGCTCGACGGTCGTCCCCTCCGGACCGGAGACCGAGTCCGCGTCGAGAGTCTGGACATCGACCCGTTCGTCGTCGACGGGACGCGTCCCGACGACCCGGTCCGGGTGACCGAGTCGACCGACCTCGAACTGACCGGCAGCCGTGCCGACGACGCGGCAGCCGACGACGATGCGGGCAGGCCGGGTGATCCGCGCGAGGGGACTCCCACCGGCGGGACCGACCTCGATCTCGGGGAACTGCCCCTCGCCGACGACCGCCCGTCACCGGCGACGGGCGTCACCTACGAGGACATCGGCGGCCTCGACGACGAACTCGACTTGGTGCGGGAGATGATCGAACTCCCGTTGTCGGAGCCCGAGCTGTTCGACCGCCTCGGCGTCGACCCGCCAAAAGGCGTCCTCCTACACGGCCCGCCGGGGACGGGCAAGACGCTGATCGCCAAGGCCGTCGCCAACGAGGTCGACGCGACCTTTCTCTCCGTTTCGGGCCCGGAGATCGTCTCGAAGTACAAGGGAGACAGCGAGGAGCGTCTGCGCGCGGTGTTCGAAGAGGCCCGCGAGCACGCGCCGGCCATCGTCTTCTTCGACGAGATCGACTCCGTCGCGCCGACACGCGAGGACAACAGCGGGATGGAGGATCGGATCGTGGGCCAACTCCTCTCGCTGATGGACGGTCTCGAGGCCCGCGGCGAGGTGATCGTCATCGGCGCGACCAACCGGGTCGACGACCTCGACCCCGCGCTCCGCCGTGGCGGCCGGTTCGACCGCGAGATCGAGATCGGGGTCCCCGGCGAGGCGGGGCGGCGAGAGATCCTCGACGTCCACACGAGACGGATGCCGACGACCGACGACGTGGACCTCGACCGCATGGCCGCCCGCACCCACGGCTTCGTCGGGGCCGACCTCGAATCCCTGGTGACCGAGGCGGCGATGTCCGCCCTCCGTCGCGCGCGCCGAGAGAGTCTCCCGACCGACGATATCGCCGTCACGCGCGCCGACTTCGAGTCGGCGATGGCGGCCGTCGACCCCAGTGCCATGCGCGAGTACGTCTCCGAGACGCCGACCGAGGGGTTCGAGTCGGTCGGCGGTCTCGGCGAGACGAAGGCGACGCTCGAACGCGCGGTCACGTGGCCGCTGACGTACGGACCGCTGTTCGACGCGGCCGACGCCGACCCACCCACCGGCATCCTGCTCTACGGCCCGCCGGGGACGGGCAAGACACTCCTCGCCCGCGCCGTCGCCGCCGAGAGCGGCGTCAACTTCGTCCGCGTCCGGGGTCCAGAACTCCTCGACCGCTACGTCGGCGAGAGCGAGAAGGCCGTCCGCGAGGTGTTCGACCGCGCTCGGGGGGCCGCCCCCGCCATCGTCTTCTTCGACGAGATCGACGCCGTCGCCACCGCTCGCGACGACGCCGGCGAGGTGGTCGACCGCGTCGTCTCGCAACTCCTGACCGAGTTCGACGCCGCCGCCGACAACCCCGGTCTGATCGTCCTCGCGGCGACCAACCGGAAGGCAGCCCTCGACCCTGCGCTCCTGCGGACCGGCCGGCTGGAGTCCCACGTCGAGGTTCCGCCACCCGACGAGGCGGCCCGCCGCGCCATCCTCGACGTCCACACCCGCGACAAGCCACTCGCGGGGGACGTCGACCTCGACGATATCGCGGGACGCACCGGCGGCTACTCCGGGGCGGACCTCGCCGGCGTCTGTCGGGAGGCGGCGGTCCGCGCCGTCCGGACGGTGGCCGACGCGTACCCCGGCCCTGCGGCGAACGACCACGCCGACGAGGTGGCACTGACGGCCGCTCACTTCGAGGCAGCACTCGACGCCGTCGGGCCGTCGTTGTCGTGA
- a CDS encoding NUDIX domain-containing protein, translating to MSDERCPDDEWRTVVRNVPIVSVDLVVRHDGGVVLGRRENAPARGEWFVPGGRVRKDEPLADAVHRVARDDQHAPLRTFEPPFPDFHPYVEAYLRDAGLAE from the coding sequence ATGAGCGACGAACGGTGTCCCGACGACGAGTGGCGGACCGTAGTTCGGAACGTTCCCATCGTCTCCGTCGATCTCGTGGTCCGACACGACGGCGGCGTGGTGCTCGGCCGCCGCGAGAACGCTCCCGCCCGCGGCGAGTGGTTCGTCCCCGGCGGCCGCGTCCGGAAGGACGAACCGCTCGCCGACGCGGTCCACCGGGTCGCCCGCGACGACCAACACGCGCCACTCCGGACCTTCGAACCGCCGTTTCCGGACTTCCACCCGTACGTCGAGGCGTACCTCCGGGACGCGGGGCTGGCGGAGTAG
- a CDS encoding DUF2071 domain-containing protein — translation MSRSLLAMRWEDVLFAHWAVDPGVVAATLPEGLTVDTDDGDAYLGVVGFRMRSIRPRGFPVGLSFPELNLRTYVRADDGPGVYFYNLDAADRIGVAVARGLFRLPYYRAEMDVDDRSDGTIAFRSRRVHSGAPSARFDADYRPRGDPEPVAPDSLAAFLTERYRFYTASDGGRLYRGTIEHPPWDLAEATLSVRENTLFEVNGFDHPEGDSLVHYAPGVDVTAGPIRPL, via the coding sequence ATGTCCCGTTCGCTCCTCGCGATGCGCTGGGAGGACGTACTGTTCGCCCACTGGGCGGTCGATCCGGGCGTCGTTGCGGCGACGCTCCCGGAGGGCCTGACGGTCGACACCGACGACGGCGACGCCTACCTCGGCGTCGTCGGCTTCCGGATGCGGTCGATCCGTCCCCGTGGGTTCCCCGTCGGCCTCTCCTTTCCCGAACTGAACCTCCGGACGTACGTCCGCGCCGACGACGGCCCGGGCGTCTACTTCTACAACCTCGACGCCGCCGACCGGATCGGCGTGGCGGTCGCCCGTGGACTGTTTCGGCTCCCGTACTACCGCGCCGAGATGGACGTCGACGACCGATCCGACGGGACCATCGCGTTCCGCAGTCGGCGCGTCCACTCCGGAGCCCCGTCCGCGCGCTTCGACGCCGACTACCGGCCGCGCGGCGACCCCGAACCGGTCGCCCCGGACTCGCTGGCCGCCTTCCTCACCGAGCGCTACCGGTTCTACACGGCGAGCGACGGCGGGCGACTGTACCGCGGGACCATCGAGCATCCGCCGTGGGACCTCGCCGAGGCGACGCTCTCGGTTCGGGAGAACACGCTCTTCGAGGTCAACGGCTTCGACCACCCCGAGGGCGACTCCCTAGTCCACTACGCGCCCGGCGTCGACGTGACGGCCGGCCCGATTCGGCCGCTCTAG
- a CDS encoding DEAD/DEAH box helicase has product MAETESSGMDAFTHLGERVRSALSERGFSTPTEPQRRAIPPLAAGENALVLAPTGTGKTETAMLPVFDSIHRAEDRFGISALYITPLRALNRDMRDRLDWWGEYLDVEVDVRHGDTTQYRRGKQADDPPDVLVTTPETLQATLTGEKLRTALSDVNHVVVDEVHELASSKRGAQLTVGLERLRDLAGPFQRIGLSATVGSPEEVGAFLTGGRECSLVEVEAGTNVEFRVREPEPTEADEALAGELATDAEVASHVRAIRDIVADNESTLVFVNTRQTAEALGSRFKRLDAPIGVHHGSLSTEARIEVEEAFKTGDLDGLVCTSSMELGIDVGRVDHVVQYGSPREVARLLQRVGRAGHRRDQVSEGTVLTSHPDDTLEALAIARRAVAGEVEPATIHDGSLDVAANQIVGLVMDYGEIGAREAYETLTRAYPFRDLSAERFREVVRELSGNRLLWLDEEADRLEKSGGTWRYFYANLSMIPDEETYEVYDLSSRTTVGTLDERFVLNFATPGEVFIQRGEMWRITEVDEEETRVEVTPIEDPAGEVPSWTGQEIPVPAAVAGEVGEMRQVATTQFEGGADRSAVAREFLGRYPSDAYTLAEALDSVEKQVEAGAPTPTADRLVVEGQGRGVVLNAPFGHEVNETLGRLCSALVGQRTGSSVGMEVDPYRIELEVPGRAGPSDVVEVLETTDPAHVEGLLELALKNSQTLKFTLAQVAAKFGALKRYQGSGRFGADRLLAALEDTPVYEEALREVFHTDLAVEEAADVLDRIQSGEIELVTAREHTPIGTGGRSSGRELLVPENADASVVETLKERIHEDRVILFCLHCTEWTRKTKVKRVPDQPRCPECESTRVAALNPWDEEAVKAVRAGEKDEEQERLTERAYKSANLVQSHGKQAVIAMAARGVGPHNAARIIAKLREDEADFYRDILDQERQYARTQSFWD; this is encoded by the coding sequence ATGGCAGAAACGGAGTCGTCGGGGATGGACGCCTTCACTCACCTCGGCGAGCGGGTTCGATCGGCGCTCTCCGAGCGGGGGTTCTCGACGCCGACCGAGCCACAGCGCCGGGCGATCCCGCCGCTCGCGGCCGGCGAGAACGCACTCGTCCTCGCACCGACGGGGACGGGGAAGACGGAGACGGCGATGTTGCCGGTGTTCGATTCGATCCACCGCGCCGAGGATCGGTTCGGCATCTCGGCGCTCTACATCACGCCCCTGCGGGCGCTCAACCGCGACATGCGCGACCGCCTGGACTGGTGGGGAGAGTACCTCGACGTCGAGGTGGACGTGCGCCACGGCGACACCACACAGTACCGGCGGGGCAAGCAGGCCGACGACCCACCGGACGTACTGGTGACGACGCCCGAGACGCTTCAGGCGACCCTGACGGGCGAGAAACTGCGAACGGCGCTCTCGGACGTGAACCACGTCGTCGTCGACGAGGTCCACGAACTCGCGTCGTCGAAGCGGGGTGCGCAGTTGACCGTCGGTCTGGAACGCCTACGGGACCTTGCTGGACCGTTCCAGCGGATCGGCCTGTCCGCGACCGTCGGGTCGCCCGAGGAGGTCGGCGCGTTCCTCACCGGCGGTCGGGAGTGTTCGCTCGTCGAAGTCGAGGCGGGGACGAACGTCGAGTTCCGGGTGCGCGAACCCGAACCGACCGAGGCGGACGAGGCGCTGGCGGGCGAACTGGCGACCGACGCCGAGGTCGCCAGCCACGTCCGGGCGATCCGCGACATCGTCGCCGACAACGAGTCGACGCTGGTGTTCGTCAACACGCGACAGACCGCGGAGGCGCTGGGGTCGCGGTTCAAGCGACTCGATGCGCCGATCGGCGTCCACCACGGGTCGCTCTCGACGGAGGCCCGGATCGAGGTCGAGGAGGCGTTCAAGACGGGCGACCTCGACGGGTTGGTCTGTACGTCTTCGATGGAACTCGGCATCGACGTGGGCCGGGTCGACCACGTCGTCCAGTACGGCAGTCCCCGGGAGGTGGCTCGCCTCCTCCAGCGGGTCGGGCGCGCGGGCCACCGCCGCGACCAGGTCTCCGAGGGGACGGTCCTCACCAGCCACCCCGACGACACGCTGGAGGCACTGGCCATCGCCCGCCGTGCCGTCGCCGGCGAGGTCGAACCCGCGACGATCCACGACGGCAGCCTCGACGTGGCCGCGAACCAGATCGTCGGCCTCGTGATGGACTACGGCGAGATAGGCGCTCGCGAGGCCTACGAGACGCTGACGCGAGCGTACCCCTTCCGTGATCTCTCGGCAGAACGCTTCCGCGAAGTGGTGCGCGAACTCTCGGGGAACCGCTTGCTGTGGCTGGACGAGGAGGCCGACCGCTTGGAGAAGTCGGGGGGGACGTGGCGCTACTTCTACGCCAACCTGTCGATGATCCCCGACGAGGAGACCTACGAGGTGTACGACCTCTCTTCGCGGACGACGGTCGGCACCCTCGACGAGCGGTTCGTCCTCAACTTCGCCACGCCGGGTGAGGTGTTCATCCAGCGCGGCGAGATGTGGCGGATCACCGAGGTCGACGAGGAAGAGACCAGAGTGGAGGTGACACCCATCGAAGACCCCGCGGGCGAAGTGCCGTCGTGGACGGGCCAGGAGATCCCGGTTCCAGCGGCGGTCGCCGGCGAGGTGGGTGAGATGCGTCAGGTCGCGACCACGCAGTTCGAGGGCGGCGCGGACCGGTCGGCGGTCGCCCGCGAGTTCCTCGGTCGGTATCCGAGCGACGCGTACACGCTCGCGGAGGCGCTCGATTCCGTCGAGAAGCAGGTCGAGGCGGGCGCGCCCACGCCCACGGCCGACCGCCTCGTGGTCGAGGGGCAGGGCCGTGGCGTCGTTCTCAACGCCCCGTTCGGCCACGAGGTGAACGAGACGCTCGGACGCCTGTGTTCGGCGCTGGTCGGCCAGCGCACCGGGTCGTCGGTCGGGATGGAGGTCGACCCCTACCGGATCGAACTCGAGGTGCCGGGGCGGGCCGGACCGAGCGACGTGGTGGAGGTGCTGGAGACGACCGATCCCGCCCACGTCGAGGGACTGCTCGAACTCGCGCTGAAGAACTCACAGACGCTGAAGTTCACGCTGGCACAGGTGGCCGCGAAGTTCGGCGCACTCAAGCGATACCAGGGGTCGGGCCGGTTCGGGGCCGACCGCCTACTCGCCGCACTGGAGGACACCCCCGTCTACGAGGAGGCGCTCCGGGAGGTGTTCCATACGGACCTGGCGGTCGAGGAGGCCGCCGACGTGCTAGACCGGATTCAGTCCGGGGAGATCGAGTTGGTGACCGCACGGGAACACACGCCCATCGGCACGGGCGGGCGCTCCAGCGGCCGGGAACTGCTCGTCCCGGAGAACGCGGACGCGAGCGTCGTCGAGACGCTGAAAGAGCGCATCCACGAGGACCGGGTGATCCTCTTCTGTCTCCACTGTACGGAGTGGACGCGAAAGACGAAGGTGAAGCGGGTGCCCGACCAGCCACGGTGTCCGGAGTGTGAGTCGACGCGGGTCGCCGCGCTCAATCCGTGGGACGAAGAGGCGGTGAAGGCGGTGAGAGCGGGGGAGAAAGACGAGGAGCAAGAGCGACTCACCGAACGCGCCTACAAGTCGGCCAACCTCGTCCAGAGCCACGGCAAGCAGGCGGTGATCGCCATGGCCGCCCGCGGCGTCGGCCCGCACAACGCCGCCCGCATCATCGCCAAACTCCGCGAGGACGAGGCCGACTTCTACCGCGACATCCTCGACCAGGAGCGCCAGTACGCCCGGACGCAGTCGTTCTGGGACTAG
- a CDS encoding metallophosphoesterase — protein sequence MALVEPVPDAPAAVADCGGERALVVADYHAGIEAGLRYERGVELRSDDDGRRARLLALCDRVDPDRVVVLGDLLHRIGDPVDGEDDEVVALVDALDGRELPLTLVPGNHDGGVADAYGDRIEVADAGGLRRGDVGFVHGHTWPDRSVLGAETVCVGHEHPQIRLKDEVGGGRTEKVWLRGRLGVDPFADHLGVDPAALAWNDPELVVFPAFNDRSGGTWVNVEGQSFLSPFLPDALADGEAYLLDGTRLGAYRRV from the coding sequence ATGGCGCTCGTGGAACCGGTGCCGGACGCGCCGGCCGCGGTGGCCGACTGTGGCGGCGAGCGCGCGCTCGTCGTCGCCGACTACCACGCGGGCATCGAGGCGGGGCTCCGGTACGAGCGCGGGGTCGAACTCCGGAGCGACGACGACGGTCGCCGCGCCCGACTGCTGGCGCTGTGTGACCGCGTCGACCCGGATCGGGTTGTCGTCCTCGGCGACCTGCTCCACCGGATCGGCGACCCCGTGGACGGGGAGGACGACGAAGTGGTCGCCCTAGTCGACGCCCTCGATGGTCGGGAACTCCCCCTGACACTCGTCCCCGGCAACCACGACGGCGGCGTCGCGGACGCCTACGGCGACCGGATCGAGGTGGCCGACGCCGGCGGACTTCGCCGGGGCGACGTGGGCTTCGTCCACGGCCACACCTGGCCCGACCGGTCGGTGCTCGGCGCGGAGACGGTCTGTGTCGGGCACGAGCACCCACAGATCAGGCTCAAAGACGAGGTGGGCGGCGGTCGGACGGAGAAGGTGTGGCTCCGGGGTCGTCTCGGGGTCGACCCCTTCGCCGACCACCTCGGCGTCGACCCTGCGGCGCTGGCGTGGAACGATCCGGAACTCGTCGTGTTTCCGGCGTTCAACGATCGATCGGGCGGGACGTGGGTCAACGTGGAGGGGCAGTCCTTCCTGTCGCCGTTCCTGCCCGACGCGCTTGCGGATGGCGAGGCGTATCTGCTGGACGGAACGCGACTCGGGGCGTATCGGCGGGTCTAG
- a CDS encoding Single-stranded DNA binding protein produces MQLDDHAEDLASDLGVDKAEVKEDLESLLDYNVPVEEAKASIRRNHGGDDRSSATPTAKSVADVTPDDGSVTVTVRVLTKGMRSIRYQGEDQVIREGEFADGSGRVSYTAWEPVEFEPGDSITVGNANVREWEGDAELNLGTNTTVATADPVETPYEVGGERDLIDLEPGDRGRTVEVRVQEIERRTIDGRDGEAEILSGVVADGSARLPVTDWDPHPDLEAGASVRLSDVYVREYRGVPQVNVTEFSTVERLDREVEAPASAPRLGVGEAVGGGGLFDVELVGNVIEVRDGSGLIERCPECGRVVQNGQCRAHGEVDGEDDLRVKAILDDGTGTVTVVLDSELTTTVYDGDLEDAKAAARDAMDREVVADTIRDRIVGREFRVRGSLSVDEYGANLDAETFEERTADPAARARELLAEVGR; encoded by the coding sequence ATGCAACTCGACGATCATGCCGAGGACCTCGCCTCCGACCTCGGCGTCGACAAAGCGGAGGTCAAAGAGGATCTGGAGAGCCTGCTCGACTACAACGTGCCCGTCGAAGAAGCCAAGGCGAGCATTCGCCGGAACCACGGCGGCGACGACCGGTCGTCTGCGACGCCGACGGCGAAGTCCGTCGCCGACGTGACGCCCGACGACGGCTCGGTGACGGTGACCGTCCGCGTCCTGACGAAGGGGATGCGGTCGATTCGCTACCAGGGTGAAGATCAGGTCATCCGCGAAGGCGAGTTCGCCGACGGGAGCGGCCGGGTCTCCTACACCGCGTGGGAACCGGTCGAGTTCGAGCCCGGCGACTCGATCACCGTCGGCAACGCGAACGTCCGCGAGTGGGAGGGCGACGCCGAACTCAATCTGGGGACGAACACGACCGTCGCGACGGCCGACCCGGTCGAGACGCCCTACGAGGTCGGCGGCGAACGCGACCTGATCGACCTCGAACCCGGCGACCGCGGCCGGACGGTCGAGGTGCGGGTTCAGGAGATCGAACGGCGAACCATCGACGGGCGGGACGGGGAGGCAGAGATACTCTCGGGCGTCGTCGCGGACGGGAGTGCCCGTCTCCCGGTCACCGACTGGGATCCCCATCCCGACCTCGAAGCCGGCGCGTCGGTTCGGCTCTCGGACGTGTACGTTCGCGAGTACCGGGGCGTCCCGCAGGTGAACGTCACGGAGTTCTCGACGGTGGAGCGACTCGACCGCGAGGTCGAGGCCCCGGCGTCCGCGCCGCGACTGGGCGTCGGCGAGGCCGTCGGCGGCGGTGGCCTGTTCGACGTGGAACTCGTCGGCAACGTCATCGAGGTGCGTGACGGCTCCGGCCTGATCGAGCGGTGTCCGGAGTGTGGCCGGGTCGTCCAGAACGGTCAGTGTCGTGCCCACGGCGAGGTCGACGGCGAGGACGACCTGCGGGTGAAGGCCATCCTCGACGACGGCACCGGAACCGTGACGGTCGTGCTCGACTCGGAGCTCACTACCACGGTGTACGACGGTGACCTCGAGGACGCGAAGGCCGCGGCCCGGGACGCGATGGACCGCGAGGTGGTGGCCGACACCATCCGGGACCGGATCGTCGGCCGCGAGTTCCGCGTCCGTGGGTCGCTGTCGGTCGACGAGTACGGTGCCAACCTCGACGCCGAGACGTTCGAGGAGCGTACCGCCGATCCGGCCGCGCGTGCACGGGAACTGCTCGCGGAGGTGGGACGATGA
- a CDS encoding 2,5-diamino-6-(ribosylamino)-4(3H)-pyrimidinone 5'-phosphate reductase, which translates to MEVVVNAATSVDGKLSTRERRQVRISGDADFDRVDRLRAAADAVLVGVGTVLADDPHLGIKSEERRVERLRNGRSANPARVVADSRARTPPDATVLDDDADTYLLVSRAAPTERLDRLREGGVTVIEAGVDRVDLSAAVETLDAQGVDRLLAEGGGELIFSLFEAGLVDELSVFVGSILVGGRDAPTLADGEGFVDDFPTLTLVGVDRLDDGVVLRYRVPSE; encoded by the coding sequence ATGGAAGTCGTCGTCAACGCGGCGACGAGCGTCGACGGAAAGCTCTCGACCCGGGAGCGACGCCAGGTCCGCATCTCCGGCGACGCCGACTTCGACCGCGTGGATCGCTTGCGTGCGGCCGCCGACGCGGTCCTCGTCGGCGTCGGGACCGTCCTCGCGGACGATCCACACCTCGGCATCAAATCGGAGGAACGACGGGTCGAACGCCTGCGAAACGGGCGGTCGGCCAACCCCGCACGCGTCGTCGCCGACTCGCGTGCGCGGACGCCGCCCGACGCGACGGTCCTCGACGACGACGCCGACACCTACCTGCTCGTCTCGAGGGCCGCGCCCACGGAGCGCCTCGACCGACTCCGGGAGGGGGGCGTGACGGTGATCGAAGCCGGCGTGGACCGGGTCGACCTGTCCGCGGCCGTCGAGACGCTCGACGCCCAGGGGGTCGACCGACTGCTCGCCGAGGGCGGGGGCGAACTCATCTTCTCGCTTTTCGAGGCGGGGTTGGTCGACGAACTCAGCGTCTTCGTCGGATCGATCCTCGTGGGAGGCCGCGACGCCCCGACACTCGCCGACGGAGAGGGGTTCGTCGACGACTTCCCAACGCTGACCCTCGTCGGTGTCGACCGCCTCGACGACGGCGTCGTCCTCCGATACCGAGTCCCCTCGGAGTGA
- the trxA gene encoding thioredoxin, whose protein sequence is MSRSTADQTEPIHVEDEAHLDELVADNAVVLVDYYADWCGPCKMLEPTVEEIAEETDAVVLKVDIDALQELAQDRGIRSVPTLEFYAGGEQAERLVGVQDKADLIAVIDDLS, encoded by the coding sequence ATGAGCAGATCGACCGCGGATCAGACCGAACCCATCCACGTCGAAGACGAAGCCCACCTCGACGAACTCGTCGCGGACAACGCCGTCGTCCTCGTCGACTACTACGCCGACTGGTGTGGCCCCTGCAAGATGCTCGAACCGACCGTCGAGGAGATAGCCGAAGAGACGGACGCAGTCGTGCTGAAGGTGGATATCGACGCGCTGCAGGAACTCGCACAGGACCGTGGCATCCGGAGCGTCCCGACACTCGAGTTCTACGCCGGCGGCGAACAGGCCGAGCGTCTCGTCGGCGTCCAAGACAAGGCCGACCTGATCGCGGTCATCGACGACCTCTCCTGA